TTACCGCCATCATAGGGGGGTTTATGCTTCGTCCTTCAAGAGAAAAGGAGGATCAATTCACGCCGTCATAGTCGTAAACCCGCCGCTCCCGTAAAAAGCCGGAGCGGCCCGTCGCGGCATTTCGTTCCTTTATTTTACGTTTCAAAAGGGCGACACTCTGCCCTAATTTACCAGGATGAGGAGGCCGGAGAAAGTTTTCATTGGTTACCACCGCGAGACTTACGGTTACCAGAGGAACATCGACCTCTTCTCCTATTCTATTAAGAGCGTGGTAACAACCGTATTCTATATCTTCCTGCCGAAACAGTGATTCCTTTTTCCGATCAAAATCCTCACAGAGGTGAAGAAGCTGCTCATCGTCTACAATTCCTTCAACAAGCACAATAAAATCATCACCACCGACATGGCCGAGTCGGGCAACAGAATCAAAATGTTGAACATGGTTCTGAAGAAGTTCCGCAAAAAGCTTGATCATATCGTCGCCGGAAGAAAAACCGTATGAGTCATTGTACTCCTTAAATTTGTCGAGGTCGGCATAGATGATGGTAAAGAGACCCCGATGCAGGAGGTCTTCTAGCCAGACTCGGATCACCATATTGCCTGGTAACTGGGTTAGGGGGTTTGCGCTAACTGCAAACTTCACCTCTACATCGAAGGCCTTTGCAAGGAGCTGCTTCATGGTGATGGTTCCGGAAAGTTTTCCTTCATCATCCACTACGACCACAGGATCGTAGACCTCATCCTCTGGCCGCCCCATAGCAAGCTTGCTCAGTACACGAAGGTCGGTCCCCTCCTCCACAATGAGAAAATCGCCCTTTGCAATGGCATCTACCGGTTTTCGCTGAAAAACGGAAAATCCGTAGCGCCCGGAAAGAAGAGAGTAAAAGTATTGACGGGTGATTAACTTGAGGGGGTGATCCGATTCATCGACAACGACGATGTGACTCACGCTGTTGTGTCCCGAAAAAAAAAGATCAAGGGCATTACAGGTCATGGTCCCCGGAGCAACCGTCTCGGGGCGCACCACCATTCGATAAAGGGAGAAATCGAGAGACCAATAGCTGCGACGATGCTCCTTTCCGAGACGCATCAAGCAGCGAACAGCCTCGGGATCGGGAAGCCGGGGCTCCGAAGCCGGCCTGCCGAAAAAGAAGCCCTGTCCGTAACGGGACCCAAGACGTAACAGGGTGTTGAGTTCCTCTTCCGTCTCTATCCCTTCACCCAGGACATGGCTTCCCACGCTGTCGGCAAAGGTTGCAATATGCTTTACAAGCCCCTGTTTGTAGTGATTACGATGAATTCCCTTCACCAACTCACGGTCCAGTTTCAAATAGTGGGGTGTAATGGCAACCAGGGTGATAAGTCCGGAATGGCCCGCTCCAAAATCATCAAGTGCGATGTGAAACCCCTCGGCAACATAGTGACGAATCATCTCATCAAAAACGGTATAGTCGCTGACACTGGTGGTTTCGGTAATTTCAAGCACAATGCGGCTGCCGTCGATTCCACGTTCCTTGAGGGCATGCACGGTAAAACCGTTGCGAAAACCGCTGCTGGTAAAAACACTGGGGCTTACATTGATAAAAAAAGAGACTCCAGGCAGCTC
This sequence is a window from Sediminispirochaeta bajacaliforniensis DSM 16054. Protein-coding genes within it:
- a CDS encoding bifunctional diguanylate cyclase/phosphodiesterase — its product is MDIDDPNLEREDFLRYLSSGEIRSYFQPIVDLYTGRVFGYEMLVRGSGRLFSPAALFAEAGCLDLGWELEYACRRAALNAIAERHEELPGVSFFINVSPSVFTSSGFRNGFTVHALKERGIDGSRIVLEITETTSVSDYTVFDEMIRHYVAEGFHIALDDFGAGHSGLITLVAITPHYLKLDRELVKGIHRNHYKQGLVKHIATFADSVGSHVLGEGIETEEELNTLLRLGSRYGQGFFFGRPASEPRLPDPEAVRCLMRLGKEHRRSYWSLDFSLYRMVVRPETVAPGTMTCNALDLFFSGHNSVSHIVVVDESDHPLKLITRQYFYSLLSGRYGFSVFQRKPVDAIAKGDFLIVEEGTDLRVLSKLAMGRPEDEVYDPVVVVDDEGKLSGTITMKQLLAKAFDVEVKFAVSANPLTQLPGNMVIRVWLEDLLHRGLFTIIYADLDKFKEYNDSYGFSSGDDMIKLFAELLQNHVQHFDSVARLGHVGGDDFIVLVEGIVDDEQLLHLCEDFDRKKESLFRQEDIEYGCYHALNRIGEEVDVPLVTVSLAVVTNENFLRPPHPGKLGQSVALLKRKIKERNAATGRSGFLRERRVYDYDGVN